The Manihot esculenta cultivar AM560-2 chromosome 17, M.esculenta_v8, whole genome shotgun sequence genome contains the following window.
aaattaaatattatattgacTTTGTAAATAATAATGAAGCTTTAGTTTGCCGGTTAAGTAGGGCAATTACATGCATGCACATAttccataattattaattatattccttaaataatttcattttgtaTTTCATGTGTTTAAGACAGTTAGTAGGTGCATTTTGCCACAGCCTCTTGCCTACGCGTTTCAGGAATTCGTCCACCGTGACCACTCACCGgccatgattttttttatttcagcaTTTAAGTCAGAGGCAAAAATAAAAGATCTCTAATATTCCATTATCCGACAATGATTACTGATTATGAAAGTTAATCGAATAGAAAGAGTGAAATTGTGAAGAAGGTTCTATGGCGTTATGGAaactgttattattttttaactaacaTTGCAAGCCAGTTGTATTAGCTTGCTTGCTTGGTTGATGATGGGGTTATGGAAAATTATAAGagaaaaatattcaaatttttgtTCTCAGCTAGTAGATTTGTTGTTCGAGCAGTTCCATTAAGATGGTGACAAATGCCGACTGATTCATTTTCTGAAATGTTCTCATAGTGTAAATTGACTCTTTCGACATTGCCCTGTTGCGACGATGACCAATATGATGCTTTACAGCTAAATTTATACGTAAAGACAGCTCTCGAAGATTTTGACCAAAAAGGCTTCTATCTTCCGCTTCTTCCACTGAAGTGGAAGCCTACCTAATTAAGCCTTGATGGGTTTGGAGATATGCAGGTTCTTGGAAATAGAGAGCCACGGTGCATGTGATTCACCAAGAGAACGATTGCCGGCGACTGTCACCCAACGACTAGCTTAACCTCCACGCGGCATTTTTACTCTTAAGTTCttgcatatatttaaaaaagaaaaaaacaatatAGTACTCACATGACTTTCTCTCTCTTAAATCTTTGACTTGGCCATGCCTAACTTCATCTccaagctctctctctctctctagccGTCACGCGGCAGCATTGAATTTCTCTCTCTACAGCTTCCTTTGCTTGTGTATAAAACCACACCAACTCTCCATAACAAACACTACGAAAATACACTACAATTAATAAAGCCATCTCCTTCTACATTTTCTCTGCTTCAGCTACGCTTTAACAACAAAACCCAGATatcattttctctcttttcaaCTTCTCTGCAACATCTATGGCTCGTTCTACTGCCTTGGCTCTCGTTTTCTTGTTAGCCGTCATCACATTTGCGTCAAATACCGAGGGCAGGAAGCTGTTGATGAGTAATACGGAGGAGTACAATAACAAAGTGGGAAGCATTACAGTCTCTTCTCTGTTTGCGAGCTTGATTTCCAGTGCCCTTCCAAAGGGTACAGTTTCATCTTCTTCTCCAAGCAAGAAGGGCCATACCACATTAGATAATGAGCAGCTCTTCCAGAGACATCTCTCTAGCATCGATCGTATTTTACAGTCTGTTCCAAGCCCTGGTGCTGGCCACTAAGACTCTCACTCTTGAAAATACCTATAGTATCTTATCTTTCTCGAcagttttgataatttttttcgtttttttttcttctttttccctGTGGACTCAGATGTATACACAATTGAATAGATACTAAGGATCTATTTCTCTTTTataaatttcctttttcttacAAGGGATTGATTTATATGTGTGTATCCCTTTTAAAatgaatgatatatatatattgctaaACAGTTGATTGAGTCAAGTGAGATTGATAATGGATTATGTATTCCAGAACTCTTTCTGCATGTATTGTGTTGGCATGGCAATGTACTTCCACTTTCAGATCTGTCCTTACTTAACCCAGATCATGGCAACGCAGATTTACTCGTGAGTGCAAATATGAACTGTAATCTATTTTAGTTTGGAATAAATTGATTGGCCTGtgacatgataaaatggtcccTGAATTCAGGCAACAAACTTGTCTCCCTGCAGACATCACCATCAACAACGTTGACGCGGCTTCAATAGCATACACATGAGGCCTACTGATTTTCTAAGATCAGTTGGAGAACGTCTCTTTGCTAATTGCTTTTTCTTCCACACATGGTTGCCGCCCGTCTGCTAGACTTGACTTTTTAATTCATCGAACCCCATCACTTGATGAATTCAACACATACTTTTCATTCCCTTTTCATTCTTTTCTGCTTCTCTTTTTCCCtttctcttttaattaaatctttttAGCTAAATGATATGAAGAAATAATGATGAAAAACTGATAAAATTGCATTTAGTTGAATCTTTGGATGTGTCATGATCAAACCCTAATCCTCATTCCCCTTCACTTGCCTTTaggggaaaaaaataaaaataaaaagttggaACCAAAAGTCTCATTTGTCTAAGGCAACACAAGGGCTCCACAAACCGCCATGGGAAAAAACTTTGAGGAAGCTAAATCATGCGAGCATTAATTGCACGTGTTCCTTAGGTTAATGGATCCTCTCCTCTTGCAACCATCCATCACATTCGCTAGCCTCACTATTAAGTGCACCATATTTTTCAACACCTAacgtttccttctttcttttttcaaaaaTGCTGAATTACTTCTTTAGAAAATACAATTGTTTGATGTTATTACTTAatttagaattaattaatagatttccCTCCCTCAactggaaaaaaaataaaaaattggaattttttgaaaataaataaataaataacttcacctatgaaaaaattaatataaaaagtaattGGTAAAATAGAGTTTCTTCTTCTAATATTAATTacctttttatttcttattttaaaagaaaatagagaaatgaattttttttatccatctcaaattataatttttttaaatgaaaattaaaaa
Protein-coding sequences here:
- the LOC110604896 gene encoding precursor of CEP14 — its product is MARSTALALVFLLAVITFASNTEGRKLLMSNTEEYNNKVGSITVSSLFASLISSALPKGTVSSSSPSKKGHTTLDNEQLFQRHLSSIDRILQSVPSPGAGH